GAACGTCCGATTCGAGGGGGTTGGCTCTTCGCACATGCGCTCGAACCGATCCTTGAACGCCCCGAAGGATTCCTCCTCGTGCGGGACCTCGCTATCGAGGCGGTTCAATTCCGGGTCGTTGTTCCAGCGGAAGTGCGTGTGGATGTTTTCCATTCGGAGCGGCGTAAACTTGACTCGCTCTCCGCGCAGCGGCGTCACGTCAGGGACAGGAAGGGGTGTATCCATTTCGGAAGCGCTTCCAAATTCATGAGGTATCGAAGAGCGGTGCCCGTCGACTGTTGATGCTCCCCAAGAAAACGAGCAGGATCGCCGAATGCAACAGTCCTGCATCGTTTCGCAGAAGCAATCCCAATCTTCCGGGCGCCAGGCACCGGTTCTTCTACTCCTTTCGGGCTCGTTGACACAGGGCCTCATGATCCACCTTCAACTGGCCATCCACTGCGGCCTCGGGAAGGGGATAGATCACATCTGGAAGTTTGAATTTAGGGAGGGACATCGACAGGGCCTGTCGCCACGCCTCCGGCCGCAGGGGGCCACGTGCCCGGACAAAGGCCACTGGTCGGTGCCCATACGCCTCGTGGGGGACCGCCACGACCACCGCCCGCTCGATGTCGTCGGCCTGCTCAAGGGCCGACTCAATCTCTTCGGGCTGGATGTTCTCCCCCCCTGAGACGAACTGCCGATCGACGCGTCCCTGCACGTGAAGGCGTCCCTGCGCGTCGAAGGTCCCCACATCCCCCGTCGGGTACCAGCCGTCTTCTCGTGGATCTTGAATGGTATTTCCTTCAATCACGCCTACGCATAGGGAAGACCCCGCGACAAGAATCTGGCCGTCTTCTGCAATCCGCAGGCGACGGTGCGGGAGACGACGTCCGGCAGTCTGCAGGTCCGTAAACGAGGCCCCGGAGGACGTCGTGGTGATCTGCGATGCCATCTCTGTGGAGCCGTAGCTGGTATGGAGGGGCCACCCCCGGTCGGATCCTTGGCGCAGGAGTCCCGACGGGGTGGGGCCGCCCCCCACGAGGACCGCACGCACCCGCCCCGGCGCTCGCCCCTGTCGGGCATCCAGAAGACGACGGAGCTGGGTCGCCACGAGGGAGAGGTGGGTCCCCCCGGTCGTGCCCAAGGCCTCCGACACGGACGCCTCCCGTCCCGGCACCGCCACGGCGGCTCCGGCCAGCGCACACCGAACGAGGATGGCCAGCCCTCCAACGTGATACAGCGGCAGCGAGAGCAGCCACCGATCCCCGGCCTGGAGGGGCATGTTGGCGTTTGCCCCCTTTGCATTGTACAGGTGATTCGCCCACGAGTGGAGGATGGCGGTCGGACGGCCCGTGCTGCCAGACGTGAAGAGGATGGTTGCCCGGCGATCGATCGGTCGCGACGTCGACGCAGAATTGTCTCCGGCGGCCTGGACCACGAGCGACTCCGGCGGCACCCCTTCCGCCCCACCGCCTCCTTCGTTCAGTGCGTCGGGGTTCCGCGTAATCAGACCGCGCGCTCGGAGCCGATTCGTAGCACGCCAGGCCTCCGCGTCCGGGAGACGCGTACTGATCGGGACGGCCACGGCCCCCTCACGCCACAGCGCCCACAGCAGCACCACGGGCGCTGGCCCTCGCGGCAGGCGCAGTGCGACTCGCGCCCCGTCGGCCCACCCCCGCTCCCGCAGCTGTCGCCCGGTGGCCGCCACCGCTGTGTCGAGCTCCGCATACGTCCACCGTCGGGCAGGCGTCCAGAGCGCCAGGGCGTCAGGGCGCGCCTGGGCGTGACGGTGAATGGGACACGGAGCATGGGGGCCGGCAGCCATGAGGTGCGGATCAGGCGGAGAATCGTTCGACGAGGTCAAGCCGATCTCGTGCGATGCGGGACGTCGAGGGGGTTACGACAGAGGGCACATCTACACTCGGCCCCCCAAGTGGAAGTGGAGGGGCGTACACGTCGGCCGCAAGGCGGTCGTACGTGGAAAGGCCCACGGGCACCTCCGGCCCGGACGCTGCCAGCGCCACGAGCATCTGGATTCCGACGCCGGACTCGTAGGAGGCGCTGAGGACGGGAGTTGCGCCTGTTTCTCGCGCGGCGCGTCCCCATTCTCGTGTGTGCCGCAGGCCCCCGAGGAGCGTCGGCTTGAGGACAACGGCCGACACGTCCGGCAGGTCTCGCATGATGGGGGGCGCTGCTTCCCGGGTCGTCTCGTCGAGCGCGACGGGGAGATCCGTCCTCTCAACCAAATCGCCTAGGGAGGCCGGGTCGGCGAGGGGTTCCTCCACGTAGGCAATGTCTAGGTCGTCGGTCCCTTCCGCGAAGGTGACGGCCTCCGCAAGCGACCAGGCCCGGTTTGCGTCGGCACGGACAGACACGGAAGCGTCGAGGGCCTCCCGAATCGCTCGGACGCGTGCAGCATCCTCTTCGACGCCCTCCGCCCCCACCTTCACCTTGATGGCCTGGTAGCCCTCCTCCTGCCGCCGAACGGCCTGTGCCGGTCCATTTGCCCCTGAGCGCGGAAGCAGGGCATTCAGCGCCACAGTTTGTCGCGGCGTCCCCATCATCTCCGGGACAGACGTCTCGTGGATCGCAGCGGCAGCGGACACCACGGCACTCTCCACCGCAAACCGGAAGGACGACGGGGCGTCCGCCCCGAACGGGAGTTCCTGCAGCGTGGCGTCGAGTCCTGCCTGGGCGTCGAAGAGAGACGTGCCCGTCCAGCGAGGGAGTGCGGTGCGGGCGTGCTCTTCGACGTCCGCCACCGTTTCGTCGCTGAAGCCCGGCAGCGGCGCGGCGTCGCCCCAACCGACGGGGCCCTGTTCCGTTGCCAGCCACACGAGCACGCCCCGGCGCCGGGTCACCTCCTCGTTTCCCAGTCGCAGCGGCGCGGTGAGCGGAAGCTCGTACCTGTACAGAGCGCTTTCCGAAATCGTCACGGACATGGGGACATCAGAGATTCCAGCCAACAGCGAACAGGAGGGCCCAGAGCATCAGGAGTCGGCCGGTCGCCCCGAGCAACGGGTTCAGCTTCTCCGGATCCGTCGTTTCGGACATTCTCCGGATGGGCCCGAAGGTCAGGGGGATCAGCCCGAGGGGCAGGGCCGCCCACGGGTGAGGCCTCGTGCCGAGCACACCCGTCGCCAGAAGCCCCGCGAGCAAAAGGGCCCCGACCATGCAGCCCCCGTACGCGGCGATCCCAAACCGCCGCCCAAAACGCACGACGAGCGTCCGCTTGCCGGCCCGACGGTCCTCCGCTACGTCCCGGACGTTGTTTACCAACAGAATTGCGATCGAAAGCAGCCCCGGCCCGGCCCCGGCGACGAGCACCTCCGGGGGCAGCGACAATGCCTGCACGTAGTAGGTGCCTCCCACCGCCACGGGTCCGAAGAATACGAACACAAATATGTCGGCCAGCCCGAGGGCCGCGAGCGAGTACCGGCCCGCGGTGTACCAGATGGCTGCCCCAATCGACGCCACGCCCACGGCAAAGATGGGCCATCCTCCCCGCACAATCAGGTAA
This is a stretch of genomic DNA from Salinibacter grassmerensis. It encodes these proteins:
- a CDS encoding 1,4-dihydroxy-2-naphthoate polyprenyltransferase; this translates as MDDSTDAQEVSQARVWLWAARPKTLGAAVAPVLVGTGMAVEADAWHLLSAALALAGAMLIQVGVNYHNDYADYVQGADTQDRVGPLRVTQAGLVAPQTMRRATILVFGLAVTTGLYLIVRGGWPIFAVGVASIGAAIWYTAGRYSLAALGLADIFVFVFFGPVAVGGTYYVQALSLPPEVLVAGAGPGLLSIAILLVNNVRDVAEDRRAGKRTLVVRFGRRFGIAAYGGCMVGALLLAGLLATGVLGTRPHPWAALPLGLIPLTFGPIRRMSETTDPEKLNPLLGATGRLLMLWALLFAVGWNL
- the menE gene encoding o-succinylbenzoate--CoA ligase codes for the protein MAAGPHAPCPIHRHAQARPDALALWTPARRWTYAELDTAVAATGRQLRERGWADGARVALRLPRGPAPVVLLWALWREGAVAVPISTRLPDAEAWRATNRLRARGLITRNPDALNEGGGGAEGVPPESLVVQAAGDNSASTSRPIDRRATILFTSGSTGRPTAILHSWANHLYNAKGANANMPLQAGDRWLLSLPLYHVGGLAILVRCALAGAAVAVPGREASVSEALGTTGGTHLSLVATQLRRLLDARQGRAPGRVRAVLVGGGPTPSGLLRQGSDRGWPLHTSYGSTEMASQITTTSSGASFTDLQTAGRRLPHRRLRIAEDGQILVAGSSLCVGVIEGNTIQDPREDGWYPTGDVGTFDAQGRLHVQGRVDRQFVSGGENIQPEEIESALEQADDIERAVVVAVPHEAYGHRPVAFVRARGPLRPEAWRQALSMSLPKFKLPDVIYPLPEAAVDGQLKVDHEALCQRARKE
- the menC gene encoding o-succinylbenzoate synthase, producing the protein MSVTISESALYRYELPLTAPLRLGNEEVTRRRGVLVWLATEQGPVGWGDAAPLPGFSDETVADVEEHARTALPRWTGTSLFDAQAGLDATLQELPFGADAPSSFRFAVESAVVSAAAAIHETSVPEMMGTPRQTVALNALLPRSGANGPAQAVRRQEEGYQAIKVKVGAEGVEEDAARVRAIREALDASVSVRADANRAWSLAEAVTFAEGTDDLDIAYVEEPLADPASLGDLVERTDLPVALDETTREAAPPIMRDLPDVSAVVLKPTLLGGLRHTREWGRAARETGATPVLSASYESGVGIQMLVALAASGPEVPVGLSTYDRLAADVYAPPLPLGGPSVDVPSVVTPSTSRIARDRLDLVERFSA